A section of the Chryseobacterium scophthalmum genome encodes:
- a CDS encoding resolvase codes for MKISYQFIISSMMVVFVGCNPKDKTSETAKSEVKVTQKIITLADFKKIKGVDNVQDVPFQLFTKLDSVQFFVAPDKDAAHLKKANHKLDNFYGFEEFDDFYSIHYSIDNNISNSIEAFVLKSEFTAAFDLTLKGANLYEIRSSTFKESDDFSNKSFEKFGTISEISEQEFKASSKYRIGEALVKNPHITLKDNNWIYNENGKKIIITQREDISTETGPLANEYVGQSPFLNLEVFKENTDEAVDSFYSFYNIKNAPMFELGTQGYPQILPTKSWITYISSNNDVGSNFVITQYLPQTKRQENLLYANFTNFKIADEKKAFWTANDTFYAEVYPLNSASSKGKKQKAAYIKIQLKAHLF; via the coding sequence ATGAAAATCTCTTATCAGTTTATTATATCATCAATGATGGTTGTCTTTGTGGGATGCAATCCGAAAGATAAAACATCAGAAACTGCCAAATCCGAAGTGAAGGTTACACAGAAAATAATTACCCTTGCAGATTTTAAAAAGATAAAAGGTGTAGATAATGTGCAGGACGTTCCGTTCCAATTATTTACCAAGCTAGATTCTGTGCAGTTTTTTGTAGCTCCGGATAAAGATGCAGCTCACCTGAAAAAAGCTAATCATAAACTCGATAATTTTTATGGTTTTGAGGAGTTTGATGATTTTTATTCCATTCATTACAGTATTGATAATAATATTTCGAACAGCATCGAAGCTTTTGTTTTGAAGTCTGAGTTCACGGCCGCATTTGATTTAACTTTAAAAGGAGCGAATCTTTATGAAATCAGAAGCAGTACTTTTAAAGAGTCTGACGATTTTAGTAATAAATCTTTTGAAAAGTTTGGTACTATTTCCGAGATTTCAGAGCAGGAATTTAAAGCAAGCTCAAAATACCGAATCGGTGAAGCATTAGTGAAAAATCCGCATATAACGCTGAAAGATAATAATTGGATATATAATGAAAATGGTAAAAAAATAATAATTACGCAACGTGAAGATATATCTACTGAAACGGGTCCACTTGCTAATGAATATGTAGGACAATCACCTTTCTTAAATCTGGAGGTTTTTAAAGAAAATACTGATGAAGCCGTAGATTCTTTCTATTCTTTTTACAATATAAAAAATGCACCCATGTTTGAATTGGGTACACAGGGTTATCCACAGATTCTGCCTACTAAGAGCTGGATCACCTACATCTCATCCAATAATGATGTGGGGAGTAATTTTGTGATCACCCAATATTTACCACAAACCAAAAGACAGGAGAACCTTTTGTATGCAAATTTCACCAACTTCAAAATTGCTGATGAGAAAAAGGCATTCTGGACAGCGAATGATACTTTTTATGCAGAGGTTTATCCACTTAATTCAGCTTCATCAAAAGGTAAAAAACAGAAAGCTGCTTATATCAAAATTCAGTTAAAAGCTCATCTGTTTTAA
- a CDS encoding DoxX family protein — translation MEKRNKIIYWILTIFLSIGMLAGGIQQALQIGGYNEIITKLHYPLYVLSILGVWKILGVIAILIPKFLLLKEWAYAGFFFAMSGAAISHFAVGQSFTEAVPALILLIVTILSWYFRPSDRKIISKNI, via the coding sequence ATGGAAAAAAGAAACAAAATCATTTATTGGATTCTCACAATTTTTCTTTCCATCGGAATGTTGGCAGGAGGAATACAACAAGCGCTTCAGATAGGCGGTTACAACGAAATCATTACCAAATTACATTATCCTTTATATGTATTATCAATCTTGGGAGTCTGGAAAATTTTGGGTGTAATAGCAATTCTCATTCCTAAATTTCTTTTGCTGAAAGAATGGGCTTATGCAGGGTTTTTCTTTGCAATGTCGGGTGCAGCAATCTCTCATTTTGCAGTAGGACAATCTTTTACAGAAGCGGTTCCTGCTTTGATCTTATTGATTGTAACGATTTTATCGTGGTATTTCAGACCTTCAGACAGAAAAATAATTTCTAAAAACATTTAA
- a CDS encoding rod shape-determining protein, with protein MGLFDMFTAEIAIDLGTANTLIIYNNKIVIDQPSIVAIDRLTGKAIAVGQEAKLMQGKTHEDIKVIRPLKDGVIADFHASEHMIKEFVKKIPEIKGKFIQPALRIVICIPSGITEVEKRAVRDSAQKVNAKEVIMIYEPMAAAIGAGIDVESPEGNMIVDIGGGTTEIAVIALGGIVCDRSLKLAGDVFTNDIAYFIRSQHNLDIGERTAEKIKIEIGSALEELEFPLDEISVQGKDLLTGKPKEIMVNYKEIFKALDKSIMRIEDAILETLSITPPELATDIYKTGIFLAGGGALLNGLADRIHRKTGLPIFVAEDPLRAVVRGTGIALKNIDRFRFLMK; from the coding sequence ATGGGGCTATTTGATATGTTTACAGCGGAGATTGCAATTGATCTAGGAACGGCTAATACCCTAATTATATACAATAATAAAATTGTCATTGACCAACCTTCTATAGTTGCCATTGACCGTTTGACAGGAAAAGCAATTGCTGTAGGCCAGGAAGCAAAATTAATGCAAGGCAAAACGCATGAAGATATTAAAGTAATCAGACCGCTGAAAGACGGGGTTATCGCAGATTTTCATGCATCTGAACACATGATTAAAGAATTTGTGAAAAAAATTCCGGAAATCAAGGGTAAATTCATACAACCCGCACTCAGAATCGTAATCTGTATTCCTTCAGGGATTACTGAGGTTGAAAAAAGAGCGGTTAGAGACTCTGCGCAAAAAGTAAATGCCAAAGAAGTTATCATGATCTACGAACCAATGGCTGCAGCTATTGGAGCAGGTATTGATGTTGAAAGTCCGGAAGGGAATATGATTGTTGATATCGGTGGTGGAACTACAGAAATTGCTGTAATTGCACTGGGAGGAATTGTCTGCGACAGATCACTGAAATTAGCGGGCGATGTTTTCACAAATGATATTGCTTACTTTATCAGATCACAGCATAATCTGGATATTGGTGAAAGAACGGCTGAAAAAATAAAGATTGAAATTGGTTCTGCTTTGGAAGAATTAGAATTTCCATTAGATGAAATTTCGGTACAAGGTAAAGATCTTTTAACCGGAAAGCCAAAAGAAATTATGGTGAATTATAAGGAGATTTTTAAAGCTCTGGATAAATCGATCATGAGAATAGAAGATGCTATTTTGGAAACACTATCCATTACACCACCAGAATTGGCAACCGACATTTATAAAACGGGAATTTTTCTTGCAGGAGGCGGTGCTTTGCTTAACGGATTAGCAGACAGAATTCACAGAAAAACAGGGTTGCCTATCTTTGTAGCCGAAGATCCTCTGCGAGCTGTAGTTCGCGGAACTGGTATTGCTCTTAAAAATATTGATCGATTCAGGTTTCTTATGAAATAG
- a CDS encoding ArsR/SmtB family transcription factor, producing MNLRRDVFQAIADPTRRSILALVAAQSMTAGAIASNFDTARPTVSKHIQILTECELLTSEQNGREIIYHLNPQKMKEIADFIEPFRKMWDDRFNTLESIMKNHKNKD from the coding sequence ATGAATTTAAGACGAGATGTTTTTCAGGCCATTGCCGATCCTACAAGAAGATCAATTTTGGCGTTGGTTGCAGCACAATCGATGACAGCCGGAGCAATTGCTTCAAATTTTGATACCGCAAGACCAACCGTTTCAAAACATATTCAAATCTTAACAGAATGCGAGCTCTTAACCTCTGAGCAAAATGGAAGAGAAATAATTTATCACCTAAATCCACAGAAAATGAAAGAAATAGCCGACTTTATCGAACCTTTCCGAAAAATGTGGGACGATCGTTTCAATACTTTGGAATCTATTATGAAAAACCACAAAAATAAAGATTAA
- a CDS encoding SRPBCC family protein, whose protein sequence is MELKTKIKAEENTQELFIAREFDLPLELLFKAYEDAKIVEQWMNTKVIKLENQKHGSWRFETSHDGQVVFSANGVILEFIPNEKITRTFEMENSPFPVQLEFLTFEEIGNEKSKLTIQQIFKSVEYRNQLLKMPFAKGLSMAHDKLQNIFTN, encoded by the coding sequence ATGGAGCTTAAAACAAAAATTAAAGCAGAAGAAAACACGCAGGAGCTTTTCATTGCCCGAGAATTTGACCTGCCTTTGGAATTACTTTTTAAAGCGTATGAAGATGCCAAAATTGTAGAACAATGGATGAATACAAAAGTAATAAAGCTTGAAAATCAGAAACATGGAAGCTGGAGGTTTGAAACTTCTCATGACGGACAAGTTGTCTTTTCGGCAAACGGAGTCATTCTGGAATTTATTCCGAATGAAAAGATTACCCGAACTTTTGAAATGGAAAACAGCCCGTTTCCGGTACAGCTAGAGTTTCTCACTTTCGAAGAAATTGGAAATGAAAAAAGCAAACTGACAATTCAGCAGATATTCAAATCGGTAGAATACAGAAATCAGCTTTTAAAAATGCCTTTCGCAAAAGGTTTGAGCATGGCTCACGACAAGCTTCAAAATATTTTCACCAATTAA
- a CDS encoding YdeI/OmpD-associated family protein: MNLQAEQFFEKAKKWKEEFYLLREIISEIDSLEEDYKWMHPCYTLDGKNVVLIHGFKEYFALLFHKGVLMKDPQNILIQQTENVQSARQIRFKNIEEVEKQRAIIKKYIQEAVKIEQSGQKVELKKASEYPVPEEFQRALDEDKTLNESFYALSPGRQKGYLFYFNQAKQSKTRETRIEKYYQNILDGKGIDD, encoded by the coding sequence ATGAATCTACAAGCCGAACAATTTTTTGAAAAAGCCAAAAAATGGAAAGAAGAATTCTATTTGTTGCGGGAAATCATTTCTGAGATTGATTCTCTGGAAGAAGATTATAAATGGATGCATCCTTGCTACACATTAGACGGAAAAAACGTAGTGCTCATTCATGGTTTTAAAGAATATTTTGCACTGCTTTTTCATAAAGGTGTATTGATGAAAGATCCTCAAAATATTTTGATTCAACAGACTGAAAATGTACAGTCGGCAAGACAAATCAGATTCAAAAATATTGAGGAAGTAGAAAAACAGCGAGCGATCATCAAAAAATACATTCAGGAAGCTGTAAAAATAGAACAGTCAGGACAAAAAGTAGAATTGAAAAAAGCTTCTGAATATCCTGTTCCTGAAGAATTCCAACGAGCTTTGGATGAAGATAAGACTTTAAACGAATCATTTTATGCTTTAAGTCCGGGAAGACAAAAAGGATATTTATTCTATTTTAATCAGGCCAAGCAATCAAAAACCCGCGAAACACGAATTGAAAAATATTATCAAAATATTCTCGACGGAAAAGGAATTGACGATTGA
- a CDS encoding tetratricopeptide repeat protein — protein sequence MAHRIYLYNYDQQTNQSFDTYLGEWNYEIPLLLYPLIAESIKVDGVEFFSDKEQGIVQLRYFFNLLADSYQLHYKKAYYEPVNKMFELLEALPYDSLILNATDVFNMNEEKHKEQAKQWLLEIQHKSKLYKKAVKTQNLSLLDPLFSRTGYTSFLEILQTDWINYGLGYFEELAYKKIASAIFEENGKFGLKDAKGKVLASAIYDEIFEADYNYGISVIQKNEMFGYLQSDGKELVPPIYEEAFDVFDFALEPFGEVKVNGKSGILKIYSNTWMIPADYDTIERITYGFLGIEKDGKFGVYNDENGIVLPVESENLYEYDYFPELFFTKQKGTGKRKYYTKEGNYLGDFLEGSILKTCTCFWIKPNKFDKKGKLIDEKGKLIIDEADQLILIDNFETLAVRKDKNWRIYHSLKHQFLLENERITKVKAESSIGYKNNVFTLETQNGLGLFDADQNQWLIAPHSDIQQIRYLDNGFLSVQKKEGYQLFDFENGLSKELYNYISNPLNYRTEEGLLFLYQNDNMFRINEDKSIRQIKNADYGSIYLDRFSFRGKDLEYFISFYDRWKKQTGSHSEQFMDVKIIKKMAFDAKENQNFQEALRLFELSAQKNDIDSWVEIGLLLTDPEIETLFDPQKGIAYYEKAAQQNHPAAWNNIGALYQNGIGYSLNIKKALQAYGKAAELGDGMALANLGDLYYFGEHVIRDYDKALDFYQKAEKKYYYNYDKISEIYYQLRDYNNLLVYLKKDYDQSYSGIYYGIIYEYGMGVKEDVKKAIKYYEQANSYSAYEYATQRLLHYYGKDPLFKNEKKFQKWKSFAEQNGFEIN from the coding sequence TATTTATACAATTACGATCAGCAAACAAATCAGTCTTTCGACACTTACCTAGGCGAATGGAACTACGAAATTCCACTATTATTGTACCCTCTCATTGCAGAAAGTATCAAAGTGGATGGCGTTGAATTTTTCTCAGACAAAGAGCAGGGAATTGTTCAGTTACGCTATTTCTTCAATCTCTTGGCAGATTCTTATCAGCTGCATTATAAAAAAGCGTATTACGAACCCGTCAACAAAATGTTTGAATTACTGGAAGCGTTGCCTTATGATTCTTTAATATTGAATGCTACAGATGTTTTTAATATGAACGAAGAAAAGCATAAAGAACAGGCAAAGCAATGGTTATTGGAGATTCAGCACAAAAGCAAGCTGTATAAAAAGGCTGTAAAAACGCAAAATCTTTCATTATTAGATCCTTTATTTTCACGAACAGGTTATACCTCATTTCTTGAAATTTTGCAAACCGACTGGATCAATTACGGACTTGGATATTTTGAAGAACTTGCTTATAAGAAAATAGCATCTGCAATATTTGAAGAAAATGGAAAATTTGGTTTAAAGGATGCAAAAGGTAAAGTTTTGGCTTCAGCAATTTATGATGAAATTTTTGAAGCAGATTATAATTACGGAATCTCGGTAATTCAGAAAAATGAGATGTTTGGTTACCTGCAAAGCGATGGAAAAGAACTGGTTCCGCCAATTTATGAGGAGGCATTTGATGTGTTTGATTTTGCGCTCGAACCTTTTGGAGAAGTAAAAGTAAATGGAAAATCAGGTATTTTAAAAATTTATTCAAACACCTGGATGATTCCCGCTGATTATGATACAATCGAAAGAATCACGTATGGATTTTTAGGTATAGAAAAAGACGGAAAATTCGGAGTTTATAATGATGAAAACGGAATTGTTCTTCCCGTTGAAAGCGAAAATCTATATGAATATGATTATTTTCCGGAACTTTTTTTCACCAAACAAAAAGGTACAGGAAAGCGTAAATATTATACAAAAGAAGGTAATTATCTTGGTGATTTTTTGGAAGGCAGCATCCTGAAAACCTGTACTTGTTTTTGGATTAAACCTAATAAATTTGACAAAAAAGGGAAATTGATTGATGAAAAAGGCAAACTTATAATTGACGAAGCAGACCAACTGATTTTGATAGATAATTTTGAAACATTAGCTGTTCGTAAAGATAAAAACTGGAGAATCTATCACAGCTTGAAACATCAGTTTCTATTAGAAAATGAACGCATTACTAAAGTAAAAGCAGAATCAAGTATTGGATATAAAAATAATGTCTTTACCCTGGAAACTCAAAACGGATTAGGACTTTTTGATGCAGATCAAAATCAGTGGTTAATTGCTCCTCATTCCGACATTCAACAAATCCGTTATTTAGATAATGGTTTTTTATCAGTTCAAAAAAAAGAAGGTTATCAATTATTTGATTTTGAAAACGGCTTGTCTAAGGAGTTGTATAATTATATTTCTAATCCTTTGAATTATAGAACAGAGGAAGGTTTATTATTTCTGTATCAGAACGATAATATGTTCAGAATAAATGAAGATAAAAGTATTCGTCAGATCAAAAATGCCGATTATGGATCGATTTATCTGGATCGGTTTTCATTTCGGGGAAAAGATTTAGAATATTTTATTTCTTTTTATGATCGTTGGAAAAAACAGACAGGCAGCCACTCTGAACAATTCATGGATGTAAAAATCATTAAAAAAATGGCTTTTGATGCAAAAGAAAATCAAAATTTTCAGGAAGCGTTACGTTTGTTCGAATTATCAGCTCAAAAAAATGACATCGACAGTTGGGTAGAAATAGGTTTATTGCTCACTGATCCTGAAATCGAAACCTTGTTCGATCCTCAAAAAGGAATTGCGTATTATGAAAAAGCAGCACAGCAAAATCATCCTGCAGCCTGGAATAATATTGGCGCTTTGTATCAAAATGGAATAGGATATTCTTTAAATATTAAAAAAGCCCTTCAGGCGTACGGAAAAGCGGCTGAACTTGGTGACGGAATGGCGCTTGCTAATTTAGGTGATCTATATTATTTTGGAGAACATGTAATCAGGGATTACGATAAAGCTTTGGATTTTTATCAAAAAGCCGAGAAAAAATATTATTACAACTACGATAAAATTTCAGAAATCTATTATCAATTAAGGGATTACAACAACCTTTTGGTTTATCTAAAGAAAGATTATGATCAGTCTTATTCGGGTATTTATTATGGAATCATCTACGAGTATGGAATGGGTGTAAAAGAAGATGTGAAGAAAGCTATTAAGTATTACGAACAGGCTAATTCTTACAGCGCCTACGAATATGCGACCCAACGTTTGCTTCATTATTATGGTAAAGATCCGCTATTTAAAAATGAAAAGAAGTTTCAGAAGTGGAAATCTTTCGCTGAACAAAATGGTTTCGAAATAAATTAG
- a CDS encoding response regulator transcription factor, with protein MIKVAITDDHPLLLEGLKNILGNSNTIDVVDCFKSVLEMNAGLAKQAVDILLLDINLVDTNSIELIKPLKKKYKNLRIIMLSVHNELPVINSTLAEGALGYIQKNASVSEILEGITTVYSGERFLCSQTKLVLEKKSADGLNQVPKLTRREKEILAEAAKGLTTNQMAEKLFISPHTVESHRKNLIEKFQTSNLSSAIKLAIEYGLIIE; from the coding sequence ATGATAAAAGTAGCGATAACAGACGATCACCCTCTTCTATTGGAAGGTCTGAAAAATATTTTGGGAAACAGCAATACGATAGATGTAGTAGATTGTTTTAAAAGTGTTTTGGAAATGAATGCAGGACTGGCAAAACAAGCTGTCGATATTTTGTTGCTTGACATCAATCTGGTAGACACCAATAGCATTGAGCTAATAAAACCTTTAAAGAAAAAGTATAAAAACCTCCGAATTATTATGCTCAGTGTTCACAACGAACTGCCTGTAATTAATAGTACTTTGGCAGAAGGCGCTTTGGGATACATTCAAAAAAACGCTTCAGTTTCCGAAATTCTGGAAGGTATTACTACCGTATATTCCGGCGAAAGATTTTTATGCTCTCAAACCAAGTTAGTATTGGAGAAAAAATCAGCGGATGGACTCAATCAGGTTCCTAAATTAACCCGAAGAGAAAAGGAAATTTTAGCCGAAGCAGCAAAAGGACTTACGACCAATCAAATGGCAGAAAAGCTTTTTATCAGTCCGCACACCGTAGAAAGTCACCGAAAAAATCTTATTGAAAAATTTCAAACTTCTAATCTTAGCTCAGCGATTAAATTAGCTATTGAATACGGTTTGATCATCGAATAA
- a CDS encoding tetratricopeptide repeat-containing sensor histidine kinase, which translates to MFILLIFPFFTQAQDVLSKLEKEYNNASNNTTEQLNLAPKYAKALFLHNVKSKSYQILEANIAVAKKQTDGKYCTILYAVQAMNYRLDNKGNEALKSLDMAKVYSLKTNSNEAKGYFQYAKGWILIRNNKTTDAVAAYLKAIDYYENSTTTSTLYGRFATVVKELSTIYSNLNEYQLEEKYSKQFLLLASRQNDPNLTFDALMRMGYVYEQKYAQNPSNLDFRNKAEQYYLQSVKTFNKNKEAMLSKTNLSYAAINLANLYTDFDRDKAMQYAKLANNESLETGDAIHIASSFGILAELAIQDKNYDLAKSYFLKASMEIGKSPVRDHNIELSILESLSRISEQQGNYKEALTYYKSYVDKYKSVYDQEKLDITKRLESQFDKERQEQKYIKLQLESDKKAQQIKLINILRAKREQVYSNLKLVEENQRERLKFSELESEKRAQQLRLSKLETEQKNNDISNYKKLLTFKEKINTYSIIFIIISIALIILLLYAYKQRAKSMKQRDELHALAMEKEKQNSKISTLTALLEGQEQERGRLARDLHDGLGGLLSGTKLQLSYLNPHQSENIEEGISKSISQIDGAVDELRRVAHNLMPDLLMKYGLKVGVQEFASRMSNTALDIHTEFINYSNSLSEEKQLIVYRIIQELVNNAIKHAQTSEIIIQISEEENVLNLTVEDNGQGFDLKSFNLKKTAGIHNIESRVQFLKGTMNIRSEMNIGTSVELQIPINPS; encoded by the coding sequence ATATTTATTTTACTTATTTTTCCTTTTTTTACTCAGGCACAAGATGTTTTAAGCAAATTAGAGAAGGAATATAACAATGCTTCAAACAACACAACAGAGCAGCTAAATCTAGCTCCAAAATATGCCAAAGCATTGTTTTTACATAACGTAAAATCAAAATCCTACCAGATTTTAGAAGCTAACATTGCCGTCGCAAAAAAGCAAACTGACGGAAAATACTGCACAATTTTATATGCTGTTCAAGCCATGAATTATCGTCTTGATAATAAAGGAAACGAAGCCTTAAAAAGCCTCGATATGGCAAAAGTATATAGCTTAAAAACGAATAGTAACGAAGCTAAAGGCTATTTTCAGTATGCAAAAGGCTGGATTTTAATACGCAATAATAAAACAACCGATGCCGTTGCTGCATATCTGAAAGCTATTGATTATTATGAAAATTCAACAACGACTTCAACACTGTATGGAAGATTTGCTACCGTAGTCAAAGAATTGTCTACCATTTACTCTAACCTCAATGAATATCAGCTTGAAGAAAAATACAGCAAGCAGTTTTTATTGTTGGCATCCAGACAAAATGATCCTAATCTTACCTTTGATGCTTTAATGCGAATGGGTTATGTGTACGAACAAAAATATGCTCAAAACCCATCAAATTTAGATTTTAGAAATAAAGCAGAACAGTATTATCTGCAGTCTGTGAAAACTTTCAACAAAAACAAAGAGGCGATGCTCAGTAAGACTAATCTTTCTTATGCAGCCATCAATTTAGCCAATTTATATACTGATTTTGATAGAGATAAGGCGATGCAATATGCCAAATTGGCTAACAATGAGAGTTTGGAAACAGGTGATGCGATTCATATCGCTTCTTCTTTTGGAATTTTAGCGGAGTTAGCTATTCAGGATAAGAATTATGATTTAGCAAAATCTTACTTTCTGAAAGCTTCCATGGAAATCGGGAAAAGCCCGGTTAGAGATCATAATATAGAATTGTCTATTCTCGAATCGTTATCCCGAATTAGCGAGCAGCAAGGTAATTATAAAGAAGCGCTGACTTATTATAAAAGTTATGTAGACAAATACAAAAGCGTCTACGATCAGGAAAAACTGGATATTACAAAAAGATTAGAATCACAGTTTGATAAAGAACGACAGGAACAAAAGTACATAAAGCTGCAACTGGAAAGTGATAAAAAAGCGCAACAGATTAAGCTGATCAACATTCTTAGGGCAAAGCGTGAACAGGTTTACAGCAACTTAAAACTGGTGGAAGAAAATCAGCGGGAGCGGTTGAAATTTTCAGAACTCGAATCTGAAAAAAGAGCGCAACAGCTTCGTTTATCAAAGCTAGAAACCGAACAAAAGAACAATGATATTAGCAATTATAAAAAGCTTTTGACCTTCAAAGAAAAGATCAACACCTATTCTATTATTTTTATTATCATCTCAATAGCTTTAATCATCTTGTTGCTTTATGCCTATAAACAGCGTGCAAAGTCGATGAAGCAAAGAGACGAACTGCATGCTTTAGCCATGGAAAAAGAAAAACAAAATTCAAAAATTTCTACACTTACGGCGTTGCTTGAAGGTCAGGAACAGGAACGTGGTCGTTTAGCCCGCGATCTTCATGACGGATTGGGCGGTTTACTTTCGGGAACCAAACTTCAATTATCTTATTTAAATCCTCATCAATCTGAAAATATAGAAGAAGGAATTTCAAAATCAATCAGCCAAATCGATGGCGCTGTAGACGAACTGAGACGTGTAGCACACAATCTGATGCCTGATCTTCTAATGAAATATGGTTTGAAAGTGGGTGTTCAGGAGTTTGCTTCACGCATGTCAAATACCGCATTAGACATCCATACCGAATTTATCAATTACAGCAATTCTCTATCAGAAGAAAAGCAACTGATAGTATACAGAATCATTCAGGAACTCGTCAACAACGCAATAAAACATGCCCAAACTTCAGAAATTATTATTCAGATAAGCGAAGAAGAAAATGTATTAAACCTCACTGTAGAAGATAACGGCCAAGGTTTTGACCTAAAAAGCTTCAACCTAAAAAAAACAGCAGGTATTCATAATATAGAATCTAGAGTTCAGTTTTTAAAAGGAACAATGAACATCAGATCTGAAATGAATATTGGTACCAGTGTAGAACTTCAAATTCCGATTAATCCATCATGA